One Roseimaritima multifibrata DNA window includes the following coding sequences:
- a CDS encoding AI-2E family transporter encodes MDVEIDSNEDSNAQMSVRSVAVNVCAVMLVLYALYFARSLFIPVITAVFAYLTLRPIVRQAGRWGIPAGFSAAGVMVLLGGVLALGTYLVIDPAQEIVQNAPAHVATAKDRLSFVLEKVEYFNRATDDMTTGDAVEVAAEEEPVPVEVKPAAWSTNLTILNGTGNLVSFLVVSGVLLCFLLATGDDLLRNIMRALPTLTARKQLIGVVEHVQEGLGSYLAQVSTINIGLGFAVGISMWGLGMPTPVLWGVMATTLNFIPIVGALFGACVIFLVALVDFEAAYYAFIVAGTYITLTTIEGQFITPAILGRTLEMSPVLVFLSVVVWGWMWGMMGVFLSVPILIAARMACEQYDGLAPLAAILGSRPNQTESSQESTSTRSVGASVTQ; translated from the coding sequence ATGGACGTAGAAATCGATTCCAACGAAGATTCAAACGCCCAGATGTCGGTACGTTCCGTTGCTGTCAATGTCTGCGCCGTCATGTTGGTTTTGTACGCATTGTATTTTGCTCGGTCTTTGTTTATCCCGGTGATCACTGCGGTATTCGCCTACTTAACGCTTCGCCCAATCGTCCGGCAAGCGGGTAGGTGGGGGATTCCCGCCGGGTTTAGTGCCGCGGGGGTGATGGTACTGCTGGGTGGTGTATTGGCGTTGGGGACCTACCTTGTCATCGATCCGGCTCAGGAAATTGTCCAAAACGCGCCCGCCCATGTTGCGACCGCAAAGGACCGCCTTTCGTTTGTGCTGGAGAAGGTTGAGTACTTCAATCGAGCGACAGACGATATGACTACAGGGGATGCTGTGGAGGTGGCCGCGGAGGAAGAGCCGGTGCCGGTTGAGGTGAAGCCGGCTGCATGGAGCACTAATTTGACGATCCTGAACGGAACGGGAAATCTCGTTTCCTTCCTGGTCGTATCCGGCGTCTTGCTCTGTTTCCTCTTAGCGACAGGGGATGATTTACTTCGCAATATTATGCGTGCACTCCCAACGTTGACGGCGCGGAAACAGTTGATCGGAGTCGTTGAACACGTCCAAGAGGGGCTGGGCAGCTACCTTGCTCAGGTCAGCACGATCAATATTGGACTCGGGTTCGCGGTCGGCATATCGATGTGGGGACTGGGGATGCCGACTCCCGTGCTTTGGGGAGTGATGGCGACGACGCTCAATTTTATCCCCATCGTTGGTGCGCTTTTTGGCGCGTGCGTGATTTTCCTTGTTGCATTGGTCGATTTTGAAGCGGCGTATTACGCGTTCATTGTGGCAGGTACCTACATCACGCTAACGACGATCGAAGGACAGTTCATCACTCCCGCCATTTTGGGGCGGACATTAGAGATGAGTCCCGTGTTGGTTTTCTTGTCGGTCGTCGTATGGGGCTGGATGTGGGGAATGATGGGAGTCTTTCTCTCAGTCCCCATCCTTATCGCCGCGAGAATGGCCTGCGAACAATACGACGGACTTGCACCTCTTGCTGCCATTTTGGGAAGCCGTCCTAATCAAACCGAATCTTCACAGGAATCAACCAGTACCCGATCGGTTGGCGCGTCTGTCACTCAGTGA
- a CDS encoding DUF6528 family protein: MPYPVCVTEPYAFSRLATARVGALIGTLILMIGPVSADEVETERLIFCGAEKVVVIDPDSPTETLWTWEASDSPEIPKEYRSRFQTTDDCKPYEGGWLLITSSSQGVALIERESKRCLFFAQVRNAHSACLLPGKQIAVASSTSGDEVQFFSQEDSEKPASAFHRIPLKGAHGTVWDGVRERLWAMGTDEILEIKSNASSDGWSVVARHPLPTTGGHDLSPAHDGRQLFVTTNTQVLHFDQNAGTFRVAEGFGDPVKIKSVDVHSGSKRIVFHQASPQEWWSHTIRFIEAPPVTLPEQRIYKVRWDEEAARP; this comes from the coding sequence ATGCCTTATCCTGTTTGCGTTACGGAACCCTATGCTTTTTCCAGGCTGGCGACTGCTCGGGTTGGTGCTCTGATCGGGACTCTGATCTTGATGATTGGTCCTGTGTCAGCGGATGAAGTCGAAACGGAACGATTAATCTTCTGCGGAGCCGAGAAGGTGGTCGTGATCGATCCTGACTCCCCCACGGAAACCTTATGGACGTGGGAAGCTAGTGATTCCCCCGAGATCCCTAAGGAATATCGATCGAGGTTCCAGACGACGGATGATTGTAAGCCGTATGAAGGTGGCTGGTTGTTGATAACGTCTTCGTCGCAAGGCGTGGCGTTGATTGAACGCGAGAGCAAACGCTGCCTCTTTTTCGCTCAGGTTCGTAATGCGCATAGTGCGTGTCTGCTGCCTGGTAAACAGATCGCCGTGGCATCAAGCACGTCGGGTGACGAAGTTCAGTTTTTCTCGCAAGAGGATTCAGAGAAACCCGCATCCGCGTTTCATCGAATTCCGCTAAAGGGAGCTCATGGCACGGTTTGGGATGGCGTTCGCGAGCGTTTATGGGCGATGGGAACCGATGAGATATTGGAAATCAAGTCAAACGCTTCGTCGGATGGATGGAGCGTCGTCGCTCGGCACCCGCTTCCAACAACAGGCGGCCATGACCTGTCGCCTGCCCACGATGGCAGACAGCTTTTTGTGACCACCAATACCCAGGTTTTACACTTTGATCAGAATGCTGGAACGTTTCGTGTCGCCGAAGGGTTCGGCGATCCGGTGAAAATCAAATCGGTTGACGTGCATTCGGGGTCGAAACGGATTGTGTTCCATCAAGCGTCACCGCAAGAGTGGTGGAGCCATACCATTCGATTCATCGAGGCACCGCCGGTGACCCTGCCCGAACAGCGAATCTACAAGGTTCGCTGGGACGAAGAAGCAGCCCGTCCGTGA
- a CDS encoding AI-2E family transporter, with amino-acid sequence MPEPSHRRERLISDTMTIIALIVVTLAAIGILFVARHFLMLVFGAVLIGVVVNRVAGIVNRWLPWDWKRIYRVGFVLLAAVLFFIGGSFGFASSIGDQIVKFSERVDTSATRVIEAAEDQPIVKRFREEVSLGKMLPSSGKSLGLAKTLFASTFGALTDVLILVILGAYFSVSPKTYQTGALRVLPVAWREPAKTLFSDSAATLWRWMLGRLLATTIVGVCFGIGLALLGVPLPLELGVFAGLVTFVPNLGGIAAVLPALLLASGEGSSSVIGVLVLYLVIQFGESYLITPLVQQKQVELPPAMVILAQVVAGLLFGVWGIMFATPLVALALLWVRRVYVENYLESA; translated from the coding sequence ATGCCTGAACCGTCCCATCGTCGCGAGCGTCTGATCTCCGACACGATGACCATCATCGCTTTGATTGTCGTGACCCTTGCAGCGATTGGCATTCTGTTCGTTGCCAGGCACTTCTTGATGCTGGTGTTTGGTGCGGTCTTAATCGGCGTTGTTGTCAATCGGGTCGCTGGAATAGTGAATCGGTGGCTGCCATGGGACTGGAAACGAATCTATCGCGTTGGATTTGTCTTGCTGGCGGCGGTCCTATTTTTTATCGGAGGAAGTTTCGGGTTCGCGAGTTCCATCGGCGATCAAATTGTCAAATTCTCTGAAAGGGTCGACACTTCGGCAACGCGAGTCATCGAAGCCGCCGAGGACCAACCAATCGTCAAACGGTTTCGTGAAGAAGTCAGTTTAGGAAAGATGTTGCCGTCGTCTGGCAAGTCGCTCGGGTTGGCGAAGACGCTTTTTGCTTCCACCTTCGGAGCGCTCACCGATGTCTTGATTCTTGTGATCCTAGGGGCGTACTTTTCGGTCTCTCCCAAGACCTACCAGACCGGAGCGCTACGTGTGCTGCCGGTCGCATGGCGTGAACCAGCCAAAACATTATTCTCCGATTCAGCCGCAACACTTTGGCGATGGATGCTTGGTCGCCTATTAGCGACGACGATCGTCGGAGTTTGTTTTGGAATCGGCTTGGCTCTACTGGGTGTTCCGTTGCCGTTGGAACTTGGGGTCTTCGCCGGGCTGGTGACGTTTGTTCCAAACTTAGGAGGCATCGCGGCGGTCCTTCCAGCCCTGCTGCTCGCTTCGGGCGAAGGGTCGTCCTCGGTAATTGGCGTGCTGGTCCTCTACCTAGTGATTCAGTTCGGCGAAAGTTACCTGATCACTCCACTGGTCCAGCAAAAGCAAGTCGAACTGCCACCCGCGATGGTGATTCTGGCTCAAGTTGTCGCCGGCTTGCTATTTGGAGTCTGGGGAATCATGTTCGCCACCCCACTGGTTGCATTGGCCTTGCTATGGGTCCGTCGTGTCTATGTCGAAAATTACTTGGAATCCGCGTAG